ggtcttagttttctgaatgttgagctttaagccaactttttcactctcctctttcactttcatcaagagggtctttagttcctcttcactttctgccataagggtggtgtcatttgtatatctgaggttattgatatttctcccggcaatcttgattccagctcatgcttcctacagcccagcgtttctcatgatgtactctgcatagaagttaaataagcagggtgacaatatacagccttgatgtactccttttcctatttggaaccagtctgttgttccctgtccagttctaactgttgcttcctgacctgcataaaggtttctcaagaggcaggtcagatggtctggtatttccatctctttcaaaattttccacagtttgttgtgattcacacagtcaaaggctttggcatagtcaataaagcagaaatagatgtttttctggaactctcttgctttttccatgatccagcagatgttggcaatttgatctctggttcctctgccttttctaaaaccaacttgaacatctggaagttcacggttcatgtatttgctgaagcctggcttggagaattttaagcattactttactagtgagtaagataagtgcaattgtgcggtagtttgagcattctttgggattgcctttctttgggattggaatgaaaacggaccttttccagtcctgtggccactgctgagttttccaaatttgatggcatattgagtgcagcaatttcacagcatcatctttcaggatttgaaatagctcaactggaattccatcacctccactagctttgttcatagtgatgcttcctaaggcccacttgacttcacatgccaggatgtctggctctaggtgagtgatcataccatcgtgattatctgggccatgaagatcttttttgtacagttcttctgtgtattcttgccacctcttcttaatatcttctgcttctgttaggtccctactatttctgtcctttattgagcccatctttgcatgaaatgttcccttggtatctctcattttcttgaagagatcgctagtctttcccattctgttgttttcctctatttctttgcattgatcgctgaggaaggctttcttatctctccttgctattccttggaacactgcattcaaatgggtgaatctttccttttctcctttgcttttcgcctcctttcttttcacagctatttggaaggcctcctcagacagccattttgcttttttgcatttctttttcttggggatggtcttgattcctgtctcctgtacaatatcagaccctctgtccatagttcatcaggcactctatcagatctaatcacttaaatctatttctcacttccactgtatattcataagggatttgatttagctcacacctgaatggtctagtggttttctccactttcttcaatttgagtctgaatttggcaataaggagttcatgatctgagccacagtcagctcctggtcttgtttttactgactgtatagagcttctccatctttggctgcaaagaatataatcgatctgatttcagtgttgaccatctggtgatgtctatgtgtagagtcttctcttatgttgttggaagagggtgtttgctatgaccagtgcgttctcctggcataactctattagcctttgccctgcttcattccatactccaaggccaaatttgcctgttactccaggtgtttcttgacttcctacttttgcattccagtcccctataatgaaaaggatatcttttttgggtagtagttctaaaaggtcttgtaggtcttcatagatctgttcaacttcagcttcttcagcattactggtccgggcatagacttggattactgtgatattgaatgatttgccttggaaatgtacagagatcattctgtcgtttttgagattgcatccaagtactgcatttcggactcctttgttgactatggtggctactccatttcttctaagggattcctgcccaaagcagtagatataatggtcatctgagttaaattcatccattccagtccatcttagttcgctgattcctagaaagttgatgctcactcttgtcatctcctgtttgaccacttccaattttccttgatgaAGTTctgtacatatttaaatttttatgtcaTCTTAAAGAACTGACTTCTAGTATCATAAAACACCCCTCTTAATAATATCTGTTTTCTGATATTAGATAGCCACTTCAATGGTCTTTCCAATACAACTGAATTCATTAGCGTTTGTACAGagtatctttttccattcttttacttttacCCTATGCCTTTAAAGAGGTTTCCACATACACAGCTTATAGTTGGGTCTTGCTTCTTTCCCAAGATGCCAATCTATCTTGTAATtggaatatttttgtttattttcagaccatttatatTTGGTGTAATTACTAATATGATTAAGCTTAAATCTAACATTCTGCTATTTCTATTTGTCCCATTGCTTTGTTCCCTGTTAAATGCATTCCTTATCCTCTTTTGCAGTCTTTTTTATGACTCCATTTTAGCACATTCCACTTACCATTAACACCTTATTAGGAGTTCATCTGTTTCCTTTATTTAGTGATTTCCCAAGTTTGTATTTATAAGCAagaaatttacaaagaaaaaaaatcacccagagttttatattagttttatttttcaagcaGAATTATTACCCATCTTCAGCAAGCTGAGTTTTAAGTCTCAACTTTAATTAgagatttaattaaaatttagaaattcaaTGATATGGGGAGAATGTCTATTGttagaaaatacaggaaaaaatgtCAAACTTCTTACTATGTGGGAACAATTAGGAGTAAACAAAGAGTAGAAAGTATCATAAGAAAAACTAACATGACAGATGCACATGTTGTATTATCATAAACAAGGCAGTCAAGTATTTTATAGTATGAACTATGTCTCTCTAAACTCCCTACAGATGATGGTAAAAGCAGCAAAGTCAACTCTTAAAAATCTGGGGACTTCTTTCTGCCTGTGGATGCCACCGAGAAAACATTGTTGAAGTCTCCGCTCCCCCACTCCACCACTGCCGTCATGTCTAAGTCAGAGTCTTCCAGAGAGCCCGAACAGCTGCAGAAGCTCTTCATCAGAGGATTGAGCTTTGAGACAACCGATGAGAGTCTGAGGAGCCATTTTGAGCATTGGGGAAAGCTCACAGACTTGTGGTAACGAGGGATCCAAACTCCAAGCGCTCCAGAGGCGTCGGGTTTGTCGCATACACCACGGTGGAGGAGGTGGATGCGGCCATGAATGCAAGGCCACACAAACTGGACGGAAGAGCTGTGGAACCACAGAGGGACGTCTCAAGAGAAGATTCTCAAAGACCTCATGCCCACCTAACTGTGAAAAAGATTTTTGTTGGTGGCATTAAAGACACTGAAGAACATCACCTGAGAAATGATTTTGAACAGTATGGGAAAATTGAAGTGATTGATATCATGACTGACCGAGACAGTGACGAAAAGAGAGGCTTTGCTTTTATAACATTTGATGACCATGACTCCGTAGACAAGATTGTCATTCAGAAATACCACACTGTGAACGGTCACAACTGTGAAGTGAGAAAAACCCTGTCTAAGCAAGAGCTGGCTAGTGCTGCATCCAGCCAGAGAGGTTGAAGTGGTTCTGGAAACCTTGCTGGTGGTCGTGGAGGTGATTTCCCGGGGAATAACAACTTTGGTTCTGGAGGAAACGTCAGTGGTCGAGGTGGCTTTTGTGACTGCCGTAGTGGTGGCGGATATGGTGGCAGGGGGGATGGTTACAATGGATTTGGTAATGATGGTGGTTATGGAGGAGGCAGCCCTGATActctggaggaagcacagaggcTATGGAAGTGGTGGACAGGGTTACGGAAACCAGGGCAGTGGCTGTGGTGGGAGTGGAAGCTATGATAGCGGTAACAAttgtggaggtggaggtggctTTGCTGGTGGTAGTGGAAGCAATTTTGGAGGTGGTGGAAGCTACAATGATTTTGGCGATTACAACGATCAATCTTCAAATTTTGGACCCATGAAAGGAGGAAGCTTGGGAGCAGAAGTTCTGGCCCCTAAGGCGGTGGAGGCCAATACTTTGCCAAACCATGAAACCAAGGTGGCTATGGTGGTCCCAGCAGTGGCAGTAGCTATGGCGGTGGCAAGTTTTAATTACTGACAGGAAacaaatgtgaagtaattagcctccaactaataaaaataataataataataataaaataaataaataaataaaagaaaacaaagcttaTCGAGAAAGGAGAGCCAGAGAAGTAACAGGGAAGCTACAGGTTACAAAAGATTTGTGAATTCAACCAAGCACCGTGGTGGCAGGGCCTAGCTGTTACAAAGAAGACACATCTTAGACAATACTCATGTGTATGGGCAAAAAACTTGCACTGTACTTGTGACTAATTGTGTAACAGgttattttagtttctgttctGTGGAAAGTGTAAAGCATTCCAACAAAGGATTTTaatgtagatttttctttttttgcacccATGCTGTTGATTGCTAAATGTAATAGTCTGATTATGATGCTGAATAAatgtctttccttaaaaaaaaaaaaaaaaatctggggacttccttggtggtcaagtggttaagactccatgctttcatggcaagggacatgggttcaatccctggtcgggaaactaagatcccacattaaaaaaaaaaaaaaaaaaaagagtacacctatgttcatagcagtattattcataatagctaaaatgtggcagcaactcaagtgtccatcagcaacccaagtgttcatcaatgaatgaatggatagacaaaatgtggtatatacataaaacagaatttttattcagccttaaaaaggaaattctgacatatgtaACACAgatgaactttgaggacattatgcaaaataaaataagccagtcataaaaGACAAATTCCGCATGATTCTACATAGAGTAGTaaaaaaccacagagaaagaaagtagaatgatggttgccagaggctgagggGAGGATGGGTGTTATTAATTAATCACCAttagattttccattttaaaagatgaaaagagttatagagatggatggtggtaatggtagtacaatattatgaatgtatttaatgtcaCTGACTGTTCACTTAAAAACAAGATGGCaaattttatcacaatttttaaaaattaaaaaaaagaaacctattaGAACACATCCATTTGTTCAAATATACGCTGGCTGTCAGCTATTTGCAGAATGTCCTGCTGCCAGTATTCAACCTCTCATGTATTCCAAGCCAAATCTGATACGGCTCGAGACActttttttaagaatgaaaaagcagactggtacatgttttcttattttattaaatctATTAAATCTTACTAGTATTCCTTAAGGAATAAACACACAGGTGAGTAGGCTACAGTGAAGAAATCTTCTTATAAGAAAGTTAAGACATTAAAAGATATTTCCAGGTATTATCTTCAGTGatgtttcttatcttttttctGGGACTCCAGGTAATATTCAGCCCCTACAGCTACCACAAATGCAGCAAATCCCCACTTGAATCCTTTTAATAATGCTCCAACAAAGGAAACATTATTTGCAAAGCCACCCATGTATCTCCAAGCTTCATtgctagaggggaaaaaaaaggggggaaattaTAATCACATATGACTTATTAAGTAAAATGAATTTGATTTTCACTTTTCTAACAGACTTAAATGCTACCTTACGTAAGATAATTTAAGTAGATCACAATAGGAATTGTCTGTGGTATAAGATAAGTAGCTCTATATGCTcacatttcatatatgaaatacaaGAAAAAGCACTTGATGGTTTCATATTTCACAGTCTTAATACTCAGAATGTTACAGAATTCTCAAATGCGAGACTCACCTTGGCCTATCCATCACAGGTCAGTTGTGTAGCTTTGCCCATGCTAGTCATTATAGCTTCATGGAAAGAGGAAGTTAAGAGACTTAGGTATTAATCTTAGCCCTGCCACTTTACGAGATACACACCTTTTAGGCTCAATAAATTACTTAATCTGTCAGGGCCTGTTTCTCTACTCAGTAACTATTACTATCAACCTTACAGTGTTATTATAAAGATTAAACAGAGTAAGATATGATGTATTTCGGCACTAGATACTACTGTTACTATTCAATGGAATCACTGCTATTCCCTGTCATATAAGTCTGACTTTAGAAGATTAATTTCTTGCTCTGGCAACAGTTCTTTTGAGTAtccagaacacagaaagaaaCAAATCAGAGAGTTATATATAACGTGAGAAAAAGGGTTCTATCACAGGTAAGTATAAATCATCCTACTTAATGATGAAAGACTGCATGCATGCTTTCCCCAGTTAGGAACAAAACTAGGATGTCCACAATACACCACTTTTATTCAGTATTATATTAGCAATGTTAGCCAGTGCAataactcaagaaaaaaaattgaaagaaaagtgCGGTCTTTGTAGATGAAATCATCTTCTATGAAGTAAATTCTAAGAAATCTCTGAGAAACATCTGCTAGAACTAAAAATTCAATTTAGCAAGTTAACAAGATAAAGTCAATATataaaaagcaattatatttttatataccagCAATGAACACTTGGaaacagaagtttaaaaatactatttataatagcaaaaaatatGGAATAATTCAGGATAAActtaacaaaatatgtacaagacTGCATAAAAACTGCTAAGAAAATTAAAGGGGATCTAAATTGTCCATGGACTAgaagattcaatattgttaaGACATAAATCATCCTCAATCGAGCTAAAGATGCAAGGTGATCCCAATTAAAATCCAAGCAGGCTTTCTGCAGAAACTGGAAACctcattctaaaatttaaatataaatacaatgaaCCTAGAataactaacacaatatttttttaaaaatcagacatcTCGTTTTATACTATCTGATCCGAAGATAGTGTTGTATTGACAAAAGATAGACATATTGATCAAGGTAACaaaaagaatccagaaatagTCCACACAGATATTGTCAATAGATTTTTGACAATGGTGTCAAGGTCAACTAATGGGGAAAGACAGTCTTTTAATATACAGTGCTAGAACTGGATGTTTATGTGTAAAAACTTTAACCTTCATCCTTACCTCATATGacattaaaaattaactcaaaatggatcatatacCTAAATGGAAGAAAGAATACTATAAAAGCTTCCAGAAAAAAGATTAGGAAAATCTTAGGATGCAAAAAGCacaaactataaaagaaaaaaatgctaaattGGGGCTTCATTAATATTTAAAACTGTCTTAAAgacatcattaagaaaatgaaaagataagtcaTACTCTGGGAAAAAATCTGCAAAACttgtatctgataaaggacttggggacttccctggtggcccagtggttaagactctgtgctttaaCACAGAAGGCCtcggtctgatccctggttggggaactaagattcccacattcTTCAGTgggaccaaaaataaacaaataaaaccatttaaaacaacatatatatactcttataattcaataaaagaaaaacattctgataaataaaatgggcaaaagatctgaatagacattgcaccaaaggaaatatacaaatggaaaataagcatatgaaaagattctcatgATCTTCATTcttcatggaaatgcaaattaaaaccaaagagATGTTACTATCACAttcactagaatggctaaaattaaaaggcTGATAAtaccaagtatttttttttttttttttgccacaccacaggGCACggtggatctcagttccccagccagggactgaacccacaccccctacgATGGAGGCAcggaggcagaagaatggagtcttagccactggactgccaggaaagacCCAACACCAAGTATTAATGAGGACACTGAACAATTGAAATTCTCATACGTTGATGgttgagaatgcaaaatggtacaaccatgttgtaaaacagtttggcagtttttcattaaaaaataaaacaaaaccaaaaaaaaaaaaaaacaaaccactttTCAAAAGATTCAGAAATCCCACTGttaggtatttatccaagagaaataaaagcatatgcTCACACAGAGTTGTACTTGAATGTTTAAAGCAACTTTACTCATAATAGCCCTAAACTGGAAACCCAGACAGAACTGGTGAACAGTAAACAAAATGACGCACATGCATACAGTGAAGTcgtactcagcaataaaaaaggaagaacctATGCTGTAAGTTCACAACATACCTAAGTctcaaaggcattatgctaagtaaaagtgGCCAGAACAAAAGGTTATAGATTGTGTAATTCCAGTttcatgaaattctagaaaaagcaGATCCAGGGTTGCCAGGATCCAGAGGAGGACAGCACTGAATACAGAGGATCACGAGGGGGCTTTTGCGTATGCTGGAAGTGTTCTGTATCATACTGTGGTGGTGGTCACGTAACTGTACATATCTGTCAACACTCACAGAAAGATACATTTAAAATAGCGTGAATTTTACTGTAAGTGATATTTTAATAAAGCTGATCTTAAATGTAAAAAgccattttcactcattttttttttaaagaatatattgaaAAGGAACATAGATACTGTTTCTCTAGGATAAATTCTATCAAAATTATTTGATTGTTCTTACCGGCCCCATGGATCCCTTAGTCCTCGTGCAGCCAGTTTCTCCTGGACAGTTTCCAATGGTGTCCCTTCTATCTTCCATTGTTTATAATCTGGAAGTTCCATTTTACTAGGACCATGTTCATGTCCATGTCCATGGGCCATGTCtacagaaaatattaatttaaggGAGAAATACATACATTACAGATAAGTACCaagtttactattttttttaaggcaaaacaTTTAAAGTGAGTTTTAAAAAGAGAGCATTTGAAAactctttaagaaattttattaaagtgtcTTACTACATAACTAGCACATGTTCATGGTTTGGAAATATACATACACAAGATATACAAAGAGCCCATCACTAATAGAGTACATTTACTATTTGGTTTCTTTCTTACTTAtaataatagcaaacatttaTCATGCTCTATGTGCCAGCTGCACTATGTTAAAGCAATTTAAGTGTCGACTCTGTTACAGTCTTCCTAAAACAACTTTTTGAACTTAgattactattattatcttcattttatagatgaagccAAAGAGGCTCCAAGAAGCTAAGTACCTTTCTGAAGGTAACAAAAATAGTCAATGGTACGACTGGGttttgaaaggtaaagcttcattTCAGAGCCCTCACTCCTAACTTTTAAGCAATACtgtctactttttttttagtctttcacagtgcatgaatatatataataaaatattgtacataCTGTTTCATTACTTGCTTTCTTCAGACAATTCTTTAAAACTGCAGTATTACTGTGGTTAATATATATGGATCACATGAACTTTTTCTGTGAAGAGccacacagtaaatattttaggctttgttggTCACGAGGTAAAATCAAGGATAGTATGTAGATATTTATACAAcaggagagaaaacaaatttccatAAATATCTTACTGATATAATTCAAAATATAACAGCTGAGTATAATTTTTGTAATACTAGTCTTccgatggaaaaaaaaaaatgcaatcccCTTTCAGTGGGTAACATTTTGCTTAACTGGGGCTCAAAGTTTAGTGTTCCTTAGTATCAAATTGATTGTAAATGTTCATCTATAAAAATTGTTCTTAGCTCACTGGCCACATAAAAACAGGCAATAGGCTGAGTTTGGCCAGCAGGCtgtagtttgctgactcctgtaATAGATCAACagagacttttaaaaacaatttttattgaaatatagttgacctACATGTGTtgagtttccccagtggctcagtggtaaagaatccacctgcaatgcagaagatgtgggttcgatccctgggttggtgagatcccctggagaaggaaatggcaacccactccagtctttttgcctgggaaatctcaagaacagaggaatctggcaggctatagtccatggggtcgcaaagagtcagacatgacttagcaactacacacacacacacatacacacacacacacaatgttgtgttagtttcacgtgtgcggcaaagtgattcagacataAACATCCATAAATATgagtattcttttttatattctcttccattaacaGACTCCTGAGGACCCCCTCTTAATTGATAAGTTTGCTTCAATAAATTGCCCCCAATGGGtatataaaatttcagttttccagtgttatttttaaaaataatacagaaataaactTGAGCTCAGTCCCCAGCTATATTGTTATGAATTTCAAATAACGAAGGTATAAATTAATAATGCTATACTGTAATTTGTGTAAGATTAGCAGTAGCAATTCTATAATCACTGCTTTCcagaaataaaactaaacaatTATTACCATTTTGTCTGCATTTATAACTATAAACAAATCCAATAAGGCAGGATTCCTACACTGCATTTCAGAAGACAGAGGTAATTATTAGATAGTGTATACTAGAGACATACTATGTGAAGCACTCATTTCATTAAATAATAGTTCCCAGAATATGGGGGACAAAATTGTACAAAGTAATTTCGACAAATCAGCCaacacttaatatttttatttatagacaTTAAACtggtttaaaacatttatttaaatttatttaaaacattatgcTGATGATTTCACATTTAAAGGAGAATAAAAACCAATACCCAACAAACACAAGTTAAAACTACAACATTCACAGCtttgaataaaacatttaatCCACTATTTCATCACTGTTTGGTGGATTCaataatataaacaaattatGGTTTCAGATTTCAGTCTGACTTTTGAGATTCAATACATTATCACAAAAGAAATACTTTTAGAAGCATTTAATTATAATGATAAAATGTTGGCATCTTCAGATtatgttttcaaaaaatttttaaaatttatttttaattgaaggataggataattacaatattgtgatggtttccgCCAcatatcgacatgaatcagccatggggatATTTATCTCCCCTCCCTTTTACATATAGatatgagcctccctcccacctcccacctcatcccaccaCTCTAGATTGTCAAAGAGCCCTGTTCCGAGTTccctgagttaaaaaaaaaaaatttttttaataatgtttcaTTCCAAAAATCTTTGGATTACAAGGCAAACTCTTTTTTTGGAAACATCAATTATAGAACATTAAACCTACTAAAGTATCAATGTActttagaagaaaatacaaaaccaaaggtcaattttttattaaaaaacttgatttttaaaatgaaaattgaaatattACTATGGTATGAAGGCTATCTCAAAGCTACAATACTACTATGCTCAAAATATTAATTTGGAAGATAAATCTTTGGAAAAAAAGTAAGTATACATGAACACTCATTTCTCCTAATTTCCTCTAATAAATTCaatgtattttctcttctgtctAATTAAAATACTTCAGAAAGAGTCCCTTCATAGGGAATTActaaatatttcaacaaattttcaaaaagaacaaaaagttgAACAATATTTTTAGGGAAGTTTCAtttactcttaaaaattatttctacttcAGAATAGCCATAAATCAAATGATATCCTAATCTTGGAATTCTACTGAAATGCAGACTTTGGTGCTGTACAGATCTGGTATTAAACCCTGAGTGCACCATTAACAGCTGTAAAATCCTGGTCAAATCATTTTAATCTtgctgaacttcagtttcttcatacaACACGAAGTTAGAACCAACCCTTCAAGACTGTAAAAACACACTGTGATGATAGACTTCCACTTTCACACCCAGGTGCTGAGAATGCAGCCACTGTAAAAACTCTGGTGTGACCCAGGAAAGTTAAACATGTGTGCATGTTTATCTTGCAcgtgtgcacgctcagttgtgtcgaccctgtgcgaccccatggactgaagcctgccaggcttctctgtccatggaattctccaggcaagaatactgggggttgccatttcctcccccaggggatcttccccacctagagaTAGAatctgcatgtcctgcattggcaggtagatttttgtttcattttgtttttttaacaactgagCCCCATGGGAAGTCCCTTGAATATTTTATGGCCTAGCAATTCCAGTCACAGGCactgtgtttttatatatataaacagcatATGCTGTAAgggtaaaataaaatacatcaatTTTGAAGACAGCATGAAGAAAATGCATTTCATTAGTAGCTTTTAATACTAAGTACATCTCAcaatgataatattttgaatatatatactgggctacataaaatatactcttaaaaataattttatgtttcttaaccaacacaacattgtaaagcaggtatcctccaattaaaagcaaataaattttaaaaattaattttgtttctttatacttttttaatATGGCTGTTAGAAAATTTTAAGTACATGGTTTGTAATTATGTCTGCATTAGACAGCACTGCTCTAGAGAAGCTCTTGCATTTGGATAACAATTTTATATTATAAGAATCTTTCTAATCATATTATTTATGCTTGCCCCAAACTGTACACAACTCAAATTCACAAGCATGAAAGAGTATGAATGAATTTCACAAACAATGAGCAAGGGGTaagtcagaaaaaatatatataacttttaatgCCATttacataaaggaaaaaacaCCTAACAATTCATTTTTTAGGAATGCATCGTGGAAAAAATTTAAGTGAAACAAGTACATGATTATTACAAGTTAGGAGAGTGGTTACCTCCTGGTAGAGATGGCATCACAGAAACTCATTCACAGAACTTCTAAGGCAGTGTTTTTCAAAGTATTGTAATTACTGTACCCCAAAAGAGCTTTTTTAGACCTTTTTGCCCCTGTTAATTATGTTCTCACTTTACCCCTCCACATGAAATTTTAATACCCCCGTTTATGTACTATGGCTTTTTGGAGGGCCACAAACAATTGTATTGTTAAtatctaaggtttttttttttttgccctctcAACCCCATCCAACAAGAACCAATTTTTACTGACTTAAAGACAATCATCTCTGTTGAGAAtgcatattttaaacttttggcaatgctttatttcctAACCTGAAGgttggcaaatagataggaaaacaatggaaacagactttattttcttgggctacaaaatcactgcagatggtgactgcagccatgaaattaaaagatgcttgctccttagaagaaaagctatgacaaatatagacagcatattaaaaagcagaaacattactttgccaacaaaggtccgtc
The sequence above is a segment of the Dama dama isolate Ldn47 chromosome 8, ASM3311817v1, whole genome shotgun sequence genome. Coding sequences within it:
- the NDUFB3 gene encoding NADH dehydrogenase [ubiquinone] 1 beta subcomplex subunit 3 isoform X1, whose product is MHRYAGKMSTSSLLHVTSTGPGICDRGQECLISPLVSCHMAHGHGHEHGPSKMELPDYKQWKIEGTPLETVQEKLAARGLRDPWGRNEAWRYMGGFANNVSFVGALLKGFKWGFAAFVVAVGAEYYLESQKKDKKHH
- the NDUFB3 gene encoding NADH dehydrogenase [ubiquinone] 1 beta subcomplex subunit 3 isoform X2 — encoded protein: MAHGHGHEHGPSKMELPDYKQWKIEGTPLETVQEKLAARGLRDPWGRNEAWRYMGGFANNVSFVGALLKGFKWGFAAFVVAVGAEYYLESQKKDKKHH